GCCGCCGCCTACACCGAAACCGTGGCCAACTATCGCGAGACGGTGATCCAGGCCTATCGCGAGGTCGAGGACAATCTCGCGGCGGTGAGGCAACTCGGCGAGGAGCGCGCCGCGCAGGCCGCAGCGGCCGAGCATGCACGGCAGGCGCTCGTGCAGACGCGCAACCGTTACGCCGGCGGCATCGCCCTCTACCTGGAGGTGGTGGTGCAGCAGAACGCGGCGCTCGCCGCCGAGCAGGCGGAACTCAACGCCCGCGTGCGGCAGTACTCCGCCGCGGTACAACTCGTCAAGGCACTCGGTGGCGGCTGGGAACCGGTGCGCGTCTCGCTCGACGAAACGAAGCCGCTCCGCTGAAAATTCTCTGCTTGATTCCCACGAGGCCGATCGCGCGCAGGACTGCGGCGCCCGCAGGCCCTTACCGCGCGATCAAGCCGCTGTAAGTGGCGCGTAAGGTTGGCGGAGTATGCTGAATATCGCTCGTGCACTTCCCCTCGCACCAAGAGGCGTTTGGTGCTTAGCGGCCCGCTTCGGCGGGCCCTTTCTTTTGCATTTCCCTTGAACTCAGTCGCCGCGCAGCGTACCGCTCGTTGCGAGATTGCTGTAATAGCGGAGCGCGCCCGGGTGGTACGGCAGAAAGCCATTGTGGGAGAAGTTCGAACGAACCGTCTCCGCCGCCACGGGATGGGCCCGGATCAGCACGTCCTGATTGGTAAACACGGCATCGACGATGGCATAGGCCAGGTCGTCGGGCAGGTCCTTGCTGGCAACCGCGAAGTTGTAGAGACCGACCGTGCGGTAACCCCGCAAGAGCGAGGGATACACGCCCGCGGGGATCACGGACGGCGTAAGCTCGGGCATCGCCAGGCGCAAGCTGACGATCTCCTTTTCGCTCAATGGCACGAACCGGATCGCCTTGCGGGCGTCCAGGCCCGACAAGGCGGGGAAGGGGGCGCCGACGGCGGCGGCGAGCGCGTCCAGCTTGCCGGCCAGGAACTGGTCCGCCATCTCATCCCACGTGCCGTGGACCAGTTCCGCCTCGATCTTGAACGTCGCCAGAAACAGCGGCATATAAGTGCCGGCAGTGCCCCCGGCAGGTCCGACGCCGATGCGTTTGCCCGCCATCCCGGCGAGCGACTGGATCGGCGAGTCCTTGGGCACCACGAAAGCGAACGGCGTGTCGTACATCGGGAAGAGCGCGCGCATGGACTGGAAGCGTTTGCCGTGAGTCCAGTCGCCCGTGCCGTTCCAGCCTTGCAGGGCGACGCCCATCGTGACGAAGCCGATCTGCGCATCGCCGGCTTCTATGAGCTGGATGTTTTCTCTGGGACCCTCAGTCGTCTGCTCCGCGACCGGCACGTCGAGGCTGCGCGTGAGCAGCAGCGCAAGACCTTCCCCATATGCGTGATAGGTCCCCCCCGGGGAGGCGGTCGCGACCGTCAGTGAAGGCGGCCAGTTCGGCTCGGCCGCAGGCGCTGTTGCAGGGTAAAGCGCGATCACGGCGGATATGAACGCCCCCACCAGGGCAAGCAGACGTCGCTTCATGACATTCGCTCCTGTATGGCACGGCGGATACCCGTGCCTCGGGCTAGGTCCGTCGATACCTGTCACCACCCCGCTTTCGTTCATGCTCGCACCCGTCGTCAGCCTGCAACCGGGGTTGCCGGTGTCGGCGGCGCGCTGGCTTCGGCCTCGTTCGTGTCGGCGAGCGGGAGAAGATCCTCGTCGTAGTCGCCGGCGAGCACCCGCTGCGCCTTCTCCATGTCGACCGCCCCTTCCCAGCGCGACACCACGATCGTGGCTACACCATTGCCGATCAAGTTGGTGATGGAGCGGGCTTCCGACAGGAAGCGGTCGACGCCGAGCAGCAGCGTGAGCCCTGCCACCGGCACCTTGCCGACCGACGAAAGTGTCGCCGCCAGGGTGATGAAGCCGCCGCCGGTCACGGCCGCGGCGCCCTTCGACGTGAGCAGCAGCACCGCGAGGATGGTGAGCTGATCCCACAGGGTGAGCGGGACGTCCGTCGCCTGCGCGATGAAGATCGCCGCCATCGTGAGGTAGATCGACGTGCCGTCGAGGTTGAACGAGTAGCCGGTCGGGATCACCAGTCCGACCACCGAGCGATCGCAGCCGAGCCGCTCCATCTTTTCCATCATGCGCGGCAGCACCGACTCGGAGGACGACGTGCCGAGCACGATGAAGATCTCCTCGCGGATGTACACGAGGAAGCGCCACAGGTTGAAGCCGGCGAATCGCGCCACCAGCCCGAGCACGACGAACACGAAGAGGAAGCAGGTGATGTAGACGCCCAGCATCAGCTCGCCGAGGGACAGCAGTGTGCCCATGCCGTACTTGCCGATGGTGAAGGCCATGGCAGCGCCGGCGCCGATCGGCGCGAGCTGCATGATCATCTCGATGATGCGAAACAGCACGTGTCCGGCTTCATCGAGCAGCTTGAGCATCCATTCGCCGCGCTTGCCGACCCAGTTCAACGCAATGCCGAAGAGGATGGCGAAGAGCAGCACCTGCAGGATCTCGCCCTTGGCGAAGGCGTCCACCACGGTGCTCGGAATGATGTTCATGAGGAACTCTTCCGTGGTGTGGGTCTTCGCCGCGGTGGCGTAGTTGGCGATGGCCTTGGTGTCGAGCGTAGCCGGATCGGCATGGATGCCGGCCCCGGGCTGGAGGACGTTGACGACGACGAGCCCGATGATGAGCGCGACGGTCGACATCACCTCGAAGTAGACCAGCGCCTTGATGCCGACGCGGCCGACGTCCTTCATGTGGCCCATCTTGGCGATGCCGACGACCACCGTGCAGAAGATGATCGGTGCGATCATCATCTTGATGAGCTTGATGAAAGCGTCCCCGAGCGGTTTCAGCGACTGCCCGACGTCGGGAAGGAAGAACCCGATCGCAACCCCGATCAGGATGCCGACGATCACGCGG
This sequence is a window from Betaproteobacteria bacterium. Protein-coding genes within it:
- a CDS encoding TAXI family TRAP transporter solute-binding subunit — encoded protein: MKRRLLALVGAFISAVIALYPATAPAAEPNWPPSLTVATASPGGTYHAYGEGLALLLTRSLDVPVAEQTTEGPRENIQLIEAGDAQIGFVTMGVALQGWNGTGDWTHGKRFQSMRALFPMYDTPFAFVVPKDSPIQSLAGMAGKRIGVGPAGGTAGTYMPLFLATFKIEAELVHGTWDEMADQFLAGKLDALAAAVGAPFPALSGLDARKAIRFVPLSEKEIVSLRLAMPELTPSVIPAGVYPSLLRGYRTVGLYNFAVASKDLPDDLAYAIVDAVFTNQDVLIRAHPVAAETVRSNFSHNGFLPYHPGALRYYSNLATSGTLRGD
- a CDS encoding dicarboxylate/amino acid:cation symporter, which produces MASKRPFHSTLYFRVIVGILIGVAIGFFLPDVGQSLKPLGDAFIKLIKMMIAPIIFCTVVVGIAKMGHMKDVGRVGIKALVYFEVMSTVALIIGLVVVNVLQPGAGIHADPATLDTKAIANYATAAKTHTTEEFLMNIIPSTVVDAFAKGEILQVLLFAILFGIALNWVGKRGEWMLKLLDEAGHVLFRIIEMIMQLAPIGAGAAMAFTIGKYGMGTLLSLGELMLGVYITCFLFVFVVLGLVARFAGFNLWRFLVYIREEIFIVLGTSSSESVLPRMMEKMERLGCDRSVVGLVIPTGYSFNLDGTSIYLTMAAIFIAQATDVPLTLWDQLTILAVLLLTSKGAAAVTGGGFITLAATLSSVGKVPVAGLTLLLGVDRFLSEARSITNLIGNGVATIVVSRWEGAVDMEKAQRVLAGDYDEDLLPLADTNEAEASAPPTPATPVAG